The genomic DNA GTACAGCTCCGGACACTCCGCCTCGAACGCGTGCGGCTTGACGAACAGCGCCTCGCTGCACACGGCGAAAAATTCCGACGGATGGTCCGCCGCATACGGATCGATCAGCGATTCTCGCTCGAAACGCGGCCAGCGACGCTCGGGCACAGCGTCGACTTTCGCGCAAAAGTGATCGTATGCGTGATCGAACACGTCGGCCCATGCCTGCGCATCGAGCGGCGCGTGCCAGCGGCGCATCAGCGGCGGGTGGCCGTCCGCTTCGCCGTTCAGCATATCGATCTTGTGCGCGAACTCGTGAATCACGACGTTGTACGCGTCGCTGCCGTCGGTCATCTGCGCGTCTTCCCACGACAGCACGACCGGGCCGCCTTCCCACGCCTCGCCGCTGGCGTCGTGTTCGATCTCATGGACGACACCGTCTTCGTCCTCGACGGTCTTGCGGATCACGAATTCGCCCGGATAGACGATCACGCCGACCCAGCCGCGATACAGATCGAGGCTCAGGTTCAGCACGGGCAGGCACGCCTGCGCAGCGATGGCGACCGTCATCGCGTCGGTCAGTTCGAGCTCGTGCGCGGTCGAGAACTCCTTCTGCGCGATGAAGAGACTCGTCAACTCGCGCAGCCGCGCGAGATCGGGCGCTTCGAGATGAGTGAGAAACGGCAGGCCGGCGAGCGTCGCCTGCCACAAGGAATCGTCGATCGCGTAATCGCGCAGCGCTCGCTCGCGGCGGCGCGTGCCCAGCCAGTTCGTGAGTTTCGACAGCATGCTTGAGCCCGCCTCTAGTCGATCTGATTCTGCCACGCCGCGAACAGGCCGCCGCATATCGCGACGCCGATCAGAAAATAGAAGCCGTCAAGCGACGCGAGGAAACTGGCCTGCTGCGCGACCGTCCGGCTGATCGACGCGATCGCGAGCGCGTGCGCCTCGTTCGCCGCATGGCCGGCGGCGGCGAAGCCGCGGGTCAGCGTCGCGAGCGTGTTCTGGAACACTGGATTGTACGGATTCACGGACTCCGCGAGGCGACTTTGGTGCAGCGCGAGCCGATGCTGCTCGACGATGATCACCGAGGCGGTCGCGAACGAGACCGTCAATTGGCGGATGATGTTTTTCAACCGGTAGCCGTGCGTGAACTCCTCGATCGCAAAGATGCTGAACGTCAGATTCGCGACCGGCAGTACGATGAACAGCAACAGCAGGCCGCGCAGCAGCAGCGGCACGACGAGTGCCGCCTGGCCGACGTCCGGCGACATGCGCGTCATCCACGCGGCGGCGAACGCGGCGATCGCGAAGCCCGGCACGATGATCCACTTCTTGCGCGGTAGCAACTTCGCGTAACGCAGATAGACGAACAGCGCGCTCGCCGAAATCAGCGACGTGACGCCGACGAGCCGCCCGGTGTTCTCGATCGGATAGCCGAGTCCGCCTTCGAGAAAGCGCGAGATCAGGTAGCTGAACACCGTCGTCATGTAGTAATAGAACATGTACAGCACCATGCCGACCTGAAAGACCTTTTCGCGCAACGCATGCAGGCGCACGAGCGGCGCGGGGTGATGCCACTGGTGATACGCAAACCAGCCGAGCGCGGCGCAGCCGGCCACCGTCAGCAGGATCAGTCCCGGCGACGCGCTGAACAGCTGAAAGCGCACCTGCTGCATCACGATCTGCAGCGCGCCCTGCGCGAACGCGAAGATCAGATACGGCCAGAAATGGGCGGAACCGCGTTCTTCGGGCTGGCGGTTGCCGGTATCGGGCAGCGCGAGAACCGCGAGCACGGCGAACAGCACGCCGGCCGGCACCGTGCACGCGAACAACGCGCGCCAGTCGAAATGCGCGACCAGCTGGCCGCCGACGAGCGGCGCCAGCGCGCTCGCCAGCAAGATCAGCAGCAGAAATGCGCGCGTGGCCGCGGGGCGCTGCCGCGGCGTGAAACTCATCTGAATCAGGATCCGGCAGGCGCCCATCATCGGGCCGATGAAGTAGCCTTGAAAGCCGCGCGCGAACGCAAGTTCGATCGACGATTCGCTGAGCGCCGCGGCTGCCGCGCCCGCCGAATAGAGCAGCATGCAGCCGGCCACATAGCGCCGGTAGCCGAAGCGCTCGACCCACCATTCCTGCTGCAGGATGCCGAGCACCGCAGCGACCGCATAGGCGCTCGACGCCCACACGAGCTCATCCGGCGAAGCATTGACGCCCCCCGCGATATAGCTGGCGAAAAACGAGAAGATCGCGTTGTCGAAATAGTCGAGAGCGGTGACGACCGCGAGCACCCACGGGAAAAAGTCGCCGCGCAGCTTGTCGGCGCTGAGCCACGCGGGGCGGGACGAGGTGTTGCTCACGACGATTTGGCCGGTTTTCCGGTGCGGGATTTGCCAGTACGTTGGCTCGAAGCAACGCCGGTTTTTTCAGGCGCGCCGGCCGCTTTGGCCCGCGCTTGACGACGCTGTTCGAGAAGTTGGTCGGCGTTTTCGCCGGCGAGGCGCCGTTCCAGATAGTCGAGGTCGGGGGCCAGTTCGGCGCGCAGTGTCTGTGCTTCCTTCAGTTCGCGGCGCACCGCTTCGATGCGGGTGTCGAGCGTTTCGACCTGCTGGGCGATCGCGTCGCGAATCTGCTGCAACGATTCGGTGGAAAAACGATGACCGCCTTCGACCGGTTCGAGCGACCGCTTCAGCATTTCGGTGATGCTGTGCAGCGAGAAGCCGAGCGAGCGCAAACGCAGGATGCGTGCGAAACGCTTCAGGTCATCCTCGTCGTAGAGACGATAGCGGCCTTCGCTGCGCGTCGGCGACACGAGGCCGCGTTCCTCGTAGTACTTCAGCGTGCGAGGCGTGACGCCGAGGCGTTCGGCGGCGTCGCGCACGGTCAATAGCGCGGGGGAGTCCTTCGACATGACGGTGACACGGAAGGGTGGGGTTGTCGGCATTGTACTGCAACGTGTACGTTCACGTATATGTTTGCGAGGGGCATTGACTGGGCGGACGATGGACGAAAAAAAACCGCTCGCGAATTGCGAGCGGTTTTTCATGCGGTGCGATGGCCGGTTAATGCGGCCAGCATAAACGTGACGCGTTAGCTGCCGCCACCACGACGCATCATGTCGAAGAACTCGGAGTTGCTCTTGGTCTGGCGGATCTTGTCGAGCAGGAATTCCATCGACTCGACTTCGTCCATGTCGTGAATGAACTTGCGCAGCACCCAGATCTTCTGCAGCACTTCGGGCTTGATCAGCAGTTCTTCGCGGCGGGTGCCCGACTTGTTGAGGTTGATCGACGGGTAGACGCGCTTCTCAGCGAGACGGCGCTCGAGGTGCACTTCCATGTTGCCGGTGCCCTTGAACTCTTCGTAGATCACGTCGTCCATGCGGCTGCCGGTTTCGATCAGCGCCGTGCCGATGATGGTGAGCGATCCACCTTCCTCGATGTTGCGTGCCGCGCCGAAGAAGCGCTTCGGACGCTGCAGCGCGTTGGCGTCGACACCGCCCGTCAGCACCTTGCCCGAGGCCGGCACGACGGTGTTGTAGGCGCGCGCGAGACGCGTGATCGAGTCGAGCAGAATCACGACGTCGTTCTTCATTTCGACGAGGCGCTTGGCCTTCTCGATCACCATTTCGGCGACCTGCACGTGACGCGCGGCGGGTTCGTCGAACGTGGACGCGATCACTTCGCCGGCCACCGAACGCTGCATTTCCGTCACTTCTTCCGGACGCTCGTCGATCAGCAGCACGAACAGCACGACGTCGGGATGGTTCTGTTTGATAGCGTGCGCGATGTGCTGAAGCATCACGGTCTTGCCCGACTTCGGCGAGGCGACGAGCAGGCCGCGCTGGCCCTTGCCGATCGGCGCGATCATGTCGATGATGCGGCCCGTCACGTTCTCTTCGCCGCGCATTTCACGTTCGAGCAGCAACACCTTGTTCGGGTGCAGCGGCGTCAGGTTTTCGAACATGATCTTGTGCTTCGAGGCCTCCGGCGGCTGGCCGTTGACCTTGTCCACCTTCACCAGCGCGAAATAGCGCTCGCCGTCTTTCGGCGTGCGCACTTCACCTTCGATCGTGTCGCCCGTATGCAGGTTGAAGCGGCGGATTTGCGACGGGCTGATGTAGATGTCATCCGTGCTGGCCAGGTAGGAGGTTTCCGGCGAACGCAGGAAGCCGAAACCGTCCGGCAGCACTTCGAGGGTGCCGTCGCCGAAGATCGTGTCGCCCGCTTTGGCTCGTTTTTTTAGAATGGCGAACATCAATTCCTGCTTGCGCAGGCGGTTCGCGCTTTCGATCTCGAGGCCATTGGCCATCTCGATCAATTGGGACACGTGCAGAGTCTTAAGCTCGGATAAATGCATACGGAGAACCCGCAGGAGAAGGTGCGACGAAATGAAATCTGGGAGGAGGGTGAGCGGAACGCTCAAAGACTTACACGTCTTTTCGACGTTTTGTGGATTCTAGCATAGCACACGCCAATTTCCGCCGGTGCGGCGGCGTGGCATCTTTGTCGTGTGGCGTGTTGCCGGCTGACAACACGCCCGATCCGAAGCGCTAGCGTCGCGCGATGAATCCGCGAGCGCCGCGGCGTTGCTTTTACAGATTGCCGTCGAGGAACGCGGTGAGTTGCGACTTCGACAAAGCGCCGACCTTCTGAGCGGCGACGGCGCCGTTCTTGAACAGGATCAGCGTAGGGATGCCGCGCACGCCGAACTTGACCGGCGTGGACTGATGCTCGTCGACATTGATCTTCGCGATTTGCAGGCGATCCGCGTAATCCTTCGCGACTTCGTCGAGGATCGGCGCGATCATCT from Paraburkholderia sp. HP33-1 includes the following:
- a CDS encoding zinc-dependent peptidase; this encodes MLSKLTNWLGTRRRERALRDYAIDDSLWQATLAGLPFLTHLEAPDLARLRELTSLFIAQKEFSTAHELELTDAMTVAIAAQACLPVLNLSLDLYRGWVGVIVYPGEFVIRKTVEDEDGVVHEIEHDASGEAWEGGPVVLSWEDAQMTDGSDAYNVVIHEFAHKIDMLNGEADGHPPLMRRWHAPLDAQAWADVFDHAYDHFCAKVDAVPERRWPRFERESLIDPYAADHPSEFFAVCSEALFVKPHAFEAECPELYRLLARYYRQDPARVGLTFAPA
- a CDS encoding MFS transporter, giving the protein MSNTSSRPAWLSADKLRGDFFPWVLAVVTALDYFDNAIFSFFASYIAGGVNASPDELVWASSAYAVAAVLGILQQEWWVERFGYRRYVAGCMLLYSAGAAAAALSESSIELAFARGFQGYFIGPMMGACRILIQMSFTPRQRPAATRAFLLLILLASALAPLVGGQLVAHFDWRALFACTVPAGVLFAVLAVLALPDTGNRQPEERGSAHFWPYLIFAFAQGALQIVMQQVRFQLFSASPGLILLTVAGCAALGWFAYHQWHHPAPLVRLHALREKVFQVGMVLYMFYYYMTTVFSYLISRFLEGGLGYPIENTGRLVGVTSLISASALFVYLRYAKLLPRKKWIIVPGFAIAAFAAAWMTRMSPDVGQAALVVPLLLRGLLLLFIVLPVANLTFSIFAIEEFTHGYRLKNIIRQLTVSFATASVIIVEQHRLALHQSRLAESVNPYNPVFQNTLATLTRGFAAAGHAANEAHALAIASISRTVAQQASFLASLDGFYFLIGVAICGGLFAAWQNQID
- a CDS encoding MerR family transcriptional regulator; this translates as MSKDSPALLTVRDAAERLGVTPRTLKYYEERGLVSPTRSEGRYRLYDEDDLKRFARILRLRSLGFSLHSITEMLKRSLEPVEGGHRFSTESLQQIRDAIAQQVETLDTRIEAVRRELKEAQTLRAELAPDLDYLERRLAGENADQLLEQRRQARAKAAGAPEKTGVASSQRTGKSRTGKPAKSS
- the rho gene encoding transcription termination factor Rho — protein: MHLSELKTLHVSQLIEMANGLEIESANRLRKQELMFAILKKRAKAGDTIFGDGTLEVLPDGFGFLRSPETSYLASTDDIYISPSQIRRFNLHTGDTIEGEVRTPKDGERYFALVKVDKVNGQPPEASKHKIMFENLTPLHPNKVLLLEREMRGEENVTGRIIDMIAPIGKGQRGLLVASPKSGKTVMLQHIAHAIKQNHPDVVLFVLLIDERPEEVTEMQRSVAGEVIASTFDEPAARHVQVAEMVIEKAKRLVEMKNDVVILLDSITRLARAYNTVVPASGKVLTGGVDANALQRPKRFFGAARNIEEGGSLTIIGTALIETGSRMDDVIYEEFKGTGNMEVHLERRLAEKRVYPSINLNKSGTRREELLIKPEVLQKIWVLRKFIHDMDEVESMEFLLDKIRQTKSNSEFFDMMRRGGGS
- the trxA gene encoding thioredoxin TrxA gives rise to the protein MSEQIKHISDASFEQDVVKSDKPVLLDFWAEWCGPCKMIAPILDEVAKDYADRLQIAKINVDEHQSTPVKFGVRGIPTLILFKNGAVAAQKVGALSKSQLTAFLDGNL